The sequence below is a genomic window from Terriglobia bacterium.
GCCGATCTCAATTCCCAGGTCGATTCGACGCATCCGGCAATCGCCGGCCATCTCACGGGGGGCTACGATTTCATCACGGGAAAGCCGACCGGATATGCGTCTTTGAACCAGTCCTCCGCGAGCTTCATGGACCAGTCGTCCGCAAGCTTCATGGATCAGTCATCCGCGAGTTTCATGGATCAATCTTCGGCGAGCTTCATGGACAACACAGGACTGCCGCAGGCCAGCGCGAATCCCGCATATGGCCACGGCACCGAGTGCGCGGGCGTCCTGGCGGCAATTGCGCCGAACAGCCTGATCATGCCGCTGCGTATATTCGACAGCAATGGAAACTCGGATCTGTTTACGATCGCGAAAGCCATCCGTTATGCGGCTAATCACGGAGCTCAGGTGATCAACATGAGCTTCGGCACGTTAACGGACTCGAACGCCGTCAGGAGCAGCATCTCCTACGCTCAGAGCCTGAGCCTGACGCTGGTCGCTTCAGCGGGAAACAACAATACGACCAGTCCTCAATATCCAGCGGCTTATAGCGGCGTGATCACGACGGCGGCAACAAACATTAGCGATCAAAAGGCGTCGTTCTCGAACTACGGCAGGGCCGTGGTGGTGGATGCCCCCGGTGTGAACATCATTCTTCCCTACCCGGGAGGAATGTACAGCGTCGTTTCCGGCACTTCCTTCAGTGCGCCCGCTGTTGCGGGGACGGCAGCGCTCATCCGCTCGCTGCGGGTCAATGGTGCGACGCCATCCATTACCGGAGCCGCCGTCAACATCAACTCCGAGAACCCCAGTTATGTGAATGAGCTGGGATACGGCCGTATCGACGTCCTCCACGCTGTCAAGCCGAACTGAGTCAAATATGGACGCTTCAAGTGGGTACAACTCCGGCCGCGAAACAGAATACCGTCTCGCCCAGTTGGAGGAAGAGTTTCAACAGCAGACCCTCGCAATGGCAACGTCGCTCGTGTCCCTCATCGATCTCCGCGACCGTTACACCGGCGGCCACAGCCAGCGGGTGGCGAAATATGTCCGCAGCATCGCTGTCCAGATGTGTCTGCCGGACGATGAAACGGAGAGGACCGTTTTCGCTGCGTCACTGCACGACATCGGAAAGATCGGGGTTCCGGATCACATCCTTCTGAAGCCCGGCAGACTCGACGAAGAAGAGTTCGGCTGGATCCGCAAACATCCGGAATGGGGCTGGATGGCCAGCCGCAACGTCAA
It includes:
- a CDS encoding S8 family serine peptidase produces the protein MTGRRFFLTLILMLWLSVYAQAQTPVIVQLAPLGNITSLVNILGASILDNIPGTGIYLLKLPISVPSLVPALLSRVTGLLGIQWSEVNTGLALPNVGQLGVLQVVGSVDPGWYAAQPAWQIMHSQNALAYSRGAGVIIADLNSQVDSTHPAIAGHLTGGYDFITGKPTGYASLNQSSASFMDQSSASFMDQSSASFMDQSSASFMDNTGLPQASANPAYGHGTECAGVLAAIAPNSLIMPLRIFDSNGNSDLFTIAKAIRYAANHGAQVINMSFGTLTDSNAVRSSISYAQSLSLTLVASAGNNNTTSPQYPAAYSGVITTAATNISDQKASFSNYGRAVVVDAPGVNIILPYPGGMYSVVSGTSFSAPAVAGTAALIRSLRVNGATPSITGAAVNINSENPSYVNELGYGRIDVLHAVKPN
- a CDS encoding HD-GYP domain-containing protein translates to MDASSGYNSGRETEYRLAQLEEEFQQQTLAMATSLVSLIDLRDRYTGGHSQRVAKYVRSIAVQMCLPDDETERTVFAASLHDIGKIGVPDHILLKPGRLDEEEFGWIRKHPEWGWMASRNVNGFQQAALLVLHHHERLDGDGYPSRLRGTEIPLGSRLIAVADSYDALTTNRPYRSARSQAEAVAELQRNAGTQLDPQVVNAFCRAISGSKEMKQSA